One genomic window of Paenibacillus xylanilyticus includes the following:
- a CDS encoding vWA domain-containing protein, with product MNYTIQASQRTPALIIYLIDISASMNMVLENRRRIDVVYDALALAIRQMVFRSTKGNRLTPRYRIAILAYSDDVYDLLNGIKGIDEIAAVGSLPDLTPKRFSDSAKAFLQAEKILQAEIPNMQDCPAPLVCHMTDGVATGEDPEPIAKRIMGMSVPDGNVLVENIFISDHLLEGPIPEPRRWKGISPETVLKDEHGEKLRNMSSVLPESYREMLVEADYLLAPGALMMLPGTCAELVSIGFQMSAATPVR from the coding sequence ATGAACTATACAATACAAGCATCCCAGCGCACACCCGCACTTATTATTTATCTCATTGATATCAGTGCCTCCATGAATATGGTTCTGGAAAACCGCAGACGGATTGATGTCGTCTATGATGCCCTGGCCTTGGCCATCCGCCAGATGGTGTTTCGCTCAACGAAAGGAAATCGATTGACACCTCGCTATCGGATTGCCATCCTTGCATACAGCGATGACGTCTATGACTTGTTGAATGGAATCAAGGGAATCGACGAAATTGCAGCGGTTGGTTCGTTGCCAGACCTGACACCTAAACGTTTCTCGGATTCGGCCAAAGCCTTTCTGCAGGCAGAGAAGATTCTGCAGGCTGAAATACCGAATATGCAGGATTGTCCTGCGCCGCTCGTTTGTCATATGACAGATGGAGTGGCTACGGGCGAAGATCCCGAACCCATTGCCAAACGAATTATGGGCATGAGTGTGCCTGATGGCAATGTACTCGTCGAAAACATTTTTATATCCGATCACCTATTGGAAGGTCCTATCCCTGAACCGAGAAGATGGAAAGGGATATCACCGGAAACCGTTCTTAAGGATGAGCATGGAGAGAAGCTGCGCAATATGTCTTCGGTTCTGCCTGAAAGTTACCGTGAAATGCTTGTCGAGGCGGACTATTTGCTCGCACCCGGTGCATTGATGATGCTGCCAGGCACATGTGCAGAACTGGTGTCCATCGGGTTTCAGATGTCTGCTGCTACGCCTGTGAGATAG
- a CDS encoding protein phosphatase 2C domain-containing protein, which produces MRLAALPAGERGSQGKQRRGIFRYVSAQTGEQPLTRYQGAFKCRYGYGRAAETVHQGDSGQDFAAVRMDGNVCTFVMCDGVGMSYLGDFAARFLGNALLEWLEKTSNPTVEAMEHLLQELTVPASEQLKKIQLLDNSPLLLREVLMEKRSRGSQAMYVCGRIELSRGMGKSRIWMAWQGDSRIRLWRNGQEQSGAFQNHCRTNERWSTLEGPVGGKPHIYEAKLSNEPIRLQLYTDGLNDLDAIQAYIPDEHIQVLLDAAHTGGLEDDAAFIELEW; this is translated from the coding sequence ATGCGATTGGCAGCATTGCCTGCTGGTGAGAGAGGAAGCCAAGGGAAGCAGCGTCGTGGAATCTTTCGTTATGTTAGCGCACAGACCGGTGAACAGCCGCTTACTCGTTATCAGGGTGCTTTTAAGTGTCGCTATGGCTATGGAAGAGCTGCAGAGACGGTTCATCAGGGGGATTCGGGTCAAGACTTTGCTGCCGTTCGCATGGACGGGAATGTATGTACGTTCGTCATGTGTGATGGTGTGGGCATGAGTTACCTTGGAGATTTTGCCGCGCGTTTTCTGGGCAATGCGCTCCTCGAGTGGTTGGAAAAAACCTCTAATCCTACAGTAGAAGCGATGGAGCATCTGCTTCAAGAACTGACGGTTCCCGCATCAGAGCAGTTGAAGAAAATTCAGCTATTGGACAACTCGCCCCTGCTTTTACGCGAAGTGTTAATGGAGAAGCGAAGCAGAGGTAGCCAGGCGATGTATGTCTGTGGTCGAATTGAGCTGTCTCGTGGTATGGGAAAAAGCCGTATCTGGATGGCTTGGCAAGGGGATTCACGCATACGTCTGTGGCGCAATGGTCAGGAACAATCCGGAGCTTTTCAGAACCACTGCCGGACGAATGAACGCTGGTCTACCCTGGAAGGGCCAGTTGGAGGCAAGCCTCATATTTATGAGGCGAAGCTATCCAATGAACCAATTCGTCTGCAGCTGTACACAGATGGTTTGAATGATCTGGATGCCATACAGGCATATATCCCGGATGAACACATTCAGGTACTGCTGGATGCTGCCCACACCGGGGGGCTTGAAGATGATGCCGCTTTCATTGAGCTGGAATGGTAG
- a CDS encoding SDR family oxidoreductase, translating to MTQHNDKSRFANKIAIITGAGSGIGKATALKLANEGAHVALFDLVNDRISQTEAEINAVHPGAARAFDVDISDPARVEKAVLETVELFGGLDIVFANAGINGVSAPIEEIQVEDWQRIITTNLDGTFFTIKYALPHLKKRGGGSIVITSSINGNQRFTSFGMSAYSTSKAGQVAFSKMAALELARFKIRVNVICPGAIATNIDQSTVKTDELHQIVIPMEFPEGEQPLADGPGQPEHVANLVAFLASSESKHITGAEIVIDGAESLLR from the coding sequence ATGACACAACATAACGACAAGTCTCGGTTTGCAAACAAAATAGCTATCATTACTGGAGCCGGTTCCGGCATTGGTAAGGCAACGGCGTTAAAATTGGCGAATGAAGGTGCTCACGTTGCGTTGTTTGATCTGGTGAATGATCGAATCTCTCAGACGGAAGCCGAAATTAATGCCGTACATCCAGGTGCTGCACGCGCATTCGATGTGGATATCTCCGATCCGGCCCGGGTGGAAAAAGCGGTGCTGGAAACGGTGGAGCTGTTCGGCGGTTTGGACATTGTGTTTGCCAATGCTGGCATTAACGGTGTCTCGGCACCAATTGAGGAAATTCAGGTGGAGGATTGGCAGCGGATCATTACGACCAATCTGGATGGCACCTTCTTTACAATCAAGTACGCTCTCCCACATCTGAAGAAACGCGGCGGGGGAAGCATTGTTATTACGAGTTCCATTAATGGTAACCAACGGTTCACCAGCTTTGGGATGTCGGCATACAGTACATCGAAAGCGGGACAGGTTGCCTTTTCGAAGATGGCTGCACTGGAATTGGCTAGGTTCAAAATCCGGGTTAATGTCATATGTCCGGGAGCCATCGCAACGAATATTGATCAAAGCACGGTAAAAACGGATGAATTGCACCAAATCGTTATTCCAATGGAGTTCCCGGAAGGGGAGCAGCCGCTCGCAGATGGCCCTGGTCAGCCGGAGCATGTGGCCAATCTCGTCGCCTTCCTGGCATCGTCTGAATCCAAACACATTACGGGTGCAGAGATTGTCATTGATGGCGCCGAATCGTTGCTGCGTTAA
- the hrpB gene encoding ATP-dependent helicase HrpB, producing MNIELPIQQVLPELKQLFREQDTGVLIAEPGAGKTTVVPLSLLEEPWLDGRKIIMLEPRRLAARSAAARMAATLNENVGQTVGYRVRMDTRVSQATRIEVVTEGVLTRMLQQDQGLEDTAMIIFDEFHERHLHGDLGLALALESRAMLRPDLKVLIMSATLDPDPICTLLGEGTRSIDCPGRTFPVETRYVSKPASAVLEAFTAQAVVKALAQQEGDVLVFLPGAREIHRTERELSKLNLASHVEVHCLYGSMPIERQDEAVSPAVEGNRKVVLSTSIAESSLTLPGVRVVVDAGQSRASVFSPRTGMSRLVTQPVSKASADQRRGRAGRIAPGVCYRLWSEEVHDGLPDAARPEIASADLAPLALELAAWGVQSPAELQWLDIPPAAAYGQAQALLRQLGGLDDAGRITPFGRRMNALGVHPRLASMLLRAAELGLASYASMLAALLQEPAGLRSSGSAGAGTDLRPRVEALLLASSSGTPQAAASVADLAAVRRILQESRQLRTALGPAPEDPERPDEDSCGLLLSFAYPDRIGQRREDGRYLLSSGRGVRLSQAESLSRSAYLVAAEADDQGADARILLAAPVGEQLLLDYGADLIEEDVQIAWDRSTRSVRAHRRLRIGAILMKESSIAQPPEDLVLEALLSGIRTEGQDCLPWTKSSRQLADRLRFLHRHLPGWPDLAADHVSAELEDQLSPFLAGMRSASDLKKLSMQDVLLSGLSWEQRQQLDREAPTHIQVPSGSRIPVDYSRPEDPTLAVRLQEMFGQQDTPRIAGGRVPLTLHLLSPAHRPVQVTRDLTNFWRETYFEVKKDLKGRYPKHYWPDNPLEAMATNRAKPRT from the coding sequence ATGAATATAGAATTACCGATACAACAGGTTTTGCCTGAGCTGAAACAGCTATTTCGAGAGCAGGATACGGGTGTGCTTATCGCAGAGCCCGGGGCAGGTAAAACAACCGTAGTCCCTCTATCCTTATTAGAGGAACCATGGTTAGACGGGCGCAAGATCATAATGCTGGAGCCCCGCAGACTTGCGGCGCGCTCAGCCGCGGCGCGGATGGCCGCAACTCTGAATGAAAACGTGGGACAGACGGTAGGGTACCGTGTCCGCATGGACACTCGGGTCAGTCAGGCCACGCGGATCGAAGTTGTCACAGAAGGGGTACTTACACGCATGCTTCAGCAGGATCAGGGGCTTGAAGATACAGCGATGATTATCTTTGATGAGTTTCACGAGCGTCATCTGCACGGCGATCTTGGTTTGGCTCTGGCTCTGGAATCACGGGCGATGCTGCGTCCAGATCTGAAGGTTCTGATTATGTCGGCAACGCTCGACCCTGACCCGATCTGTACATTGCTTGGGGAAGGGACCCGCTCGATTGATTGTCCGGGACGCACGTTTCCAGTGGAAACCCGTTATGTATCAAAACCCGCTTCAGCTGTGTTGGAGGCGTTCACGGCTCAAGCGGTTGTAAAAGCTTTGGCACAGCAGGAAGGAGACGTACTGGTCTTTCTTCCAGGAGCCAGAGAGATTCACCGGACAGAGCGAGAACTGTCGAAGCTTAATCTTGCTTCTCATGTCGAGGTGCATTGCCTGTATGGCAGCATGCCGATTGAACGTCAGGATGAGGCTGTGAGCCCGGCAGTGGAAGGAAATCGTAAGGTCGTGCTATCTACCTCCATTGCGGAATCAAGCCTTACGCTTCCGGGTGTCAGAGTGGTTGTCGATGCCGGACAGAGTCGTGCATCCGTATTTTCACCGCGCACAGGCATGAGCCGGCTTGTTACCCAGCCGGTGTCCAAGGCTTCAGCCGATCAGCGGCGGGGGCGTGCAGGGCGAATTGCACCTGGGGTGTGCTATAGATTGTGGAGCGAAGAGGTTCATGACGGTCTGCCAGATGCAGCCAGACCGGAGATTGCCTCCGCGGACCTCGCACCGCTGGCGCTGGAGCTTGCCGCCTGGGGTGTCCAGTCCCCTGCAGAACTGCAGTGGCTGGACATCCCGCCTGCCGCGGCCTACGGCCAGGCACAGGCGCTGCTGCGCCAACTGGGCGGCCTGGATGACGCAGGCCGCATCACGCCCTTCGGGCGGCGGATGAACGCGCTTGGCGTGCATCCGCGACTGGCCAGCATGCTGCTCCGCGCGGCGGAGCTTGGGCTGGCCAGCTACGCCAGCATGCTGGCGGCACTGCTGCAGGAGCCTGCCGGCCTCCGCAGCAGTGGCAGTGCAGGCGCGGGCACCGATCTGCGCCCGCGCGTGGAAGCGCTGCTGTTGGCCAGCAGCAGCGGTACGCCGCAAGCGGCTGCGTCGGTCGCAGACCTCGCTGCCGTACGGCGCATCCTTCAGGAGAGCCGACAGCTGCGCACGGCTCTCGGCCCGGCGCCGGAGGATCCGGAACGGCCGGACGAGGACAGCTGCGGGCTGCTGCTGTCCTTCGCCTATCCGGACCGGATCGGGCAGCGCCGGGAGGACGGCCGCTACCTGCTGAGCAGCGGCCGCGGGGTACGGCTCAGCCAGGCGGAGTCGCTGAGCCGTTCAGCCTATCTGGTCGCTGCCGAGGCGGACGACCAGGGCGCGGATGCACGCATCCTGCTGGCTGCACCGGTGGGTGAGCAGCTCTTGCTGGACTATGGTGCTGATCTCATAGAAGAGGATGTGCAGATTGCATGGGATCGCAGTACACGAAGTGTGCGGGCTCATCGAAGGCTGCGAATTGGAGCAATCCTGATGAAGGAGAGCAGTATCGCACAGCCTCCGGAAGATCTGGTGCTGGAGGCGCTGCTAAGCGGAATCCGCACAGAAGGTCAGGACTGTCTGCCTTGGACCAAATCATCCAGGCAGCTGGCGGACAGATTGCGTTTTCTGCATCGTCATCTGCCGGGGTGGCCGGATCTCGCGGCGGATCATGTATCAGCGGAACTTGAAGATCAACTCAGTCCTTTTTTGGCAGGAATGCGTTCAGCTTCGGATCTGAAGAAACTGTCCATGCAGGACGTGTTACTTAGCGGATTGAGCTGGGAACAACGGCAGCAATTGGACCGGGAGGCGCCAACTCATATTCAGGTTCCCAGCGGATCACGCATTCCGGTAGATTATAGCCGACCTGAAGATCCTACACTGGCGGTACGACTTCAGGAAATGTTCGGGCAGCAGGATACACCGCGTATTGCTGGAGGTCGGGTGCCGTTAACCCTGCATCTGCTGTCCCCTGCGCACCGCCCTGTTCAGGTGACCCGGGATTTGACGAACTTTTGGCGGGAGACGTATTTCGAGGTGAAAAAAGACTTGAAAGGCCGATATCCAAAGCATTACTGGCCAGACAATCCGTTGGAGGCCATGGCGACCAATCGGGCGAAGCCGCGCACATAG